The following proteins come from a genomic window of Halomarina ordinaria:
- a CDS encoding metallophosphoesterase, protein MFEPVPGEPAAVATLGDERALVVADYHAGLEVALRSEGVELRSRAEERRAALLDLLDRTRADRVVFLGDLANAIGRPGREETRELERLLEAVARRVPVTVVKGNHDGEMEAVLSEVETARTVEVTPGHGTRVGDVGFVHGHTWPSPRVLEADVVAMGHEHPKVRLEDEVGGHRAERAWLRGRLVADPFEGVHEGVRIHGELVVCPAFNDLLGGTWTNTDQGFLAPYLPEGLADAQAYLLDGTRLGAYTRV, encoded by the coding sequence ATGTTCGAACCGGTCCCGGGGGAACCGGCGGCCGTCGCCACCCTCGGGGACGAACGGGCGCTCGTCGTCGCAGACTACCACGCCGGTCTGGAGGTCGCCCTCCGCTCGGAGGGCGTCGAACTCCGTAGTCGTGCCGAGGAGCGCCGCGCGGCGCTCCTCGACCTGCTCGACCGGACGCGCGCCGACCGCGTCGTCTTCCTCGGCGACCTCGCGAACGCCATCGGACGGCCGGGACGCGAGGAGACGCGCGAACTCGAACGCCTCCTCGAAGCGGTCGCGCGCCGCGTCCCGGTCACCGTCGTCAAGGGCAACCACGACGGCGAGATGGAGGCCGTCCTCTCCGAGGTGGAGACCGCCCGCACCGTCGAGGTGACGCCGGGCCACGGCACCCGGGTCGGGGACGTGGGGTTCGTCCACGGCCACACCTGGCCGTCGCCGCGCGTCCTCGAGGCCGACGTGGTGGCGATGGGGCACGAACACCCGAAGGTCCGCCTCGAGGACGAGGTGGGTGGGCATCGCGCGGAACGGGCGTGGCTCCGCGGACGCCTCGTCGCAGACCCGTTCGAGGGCGTCCACGAAGGCGTTCGAATCCACGGCGAACTCGTCGTCTGCCCGGCGTTCAACGACCTGCTCGGCGGGACGTGGACGAACACGGACCAGGGCTTCCTCGCGCCGTACCTCCCCGAGGGGCTGGCCGACGCGCAGGCGTACCTGCTCGACGGGACGCGCCTCGGGGCGTACACCCGGGTGTGA
- a CDS encoding DEAD/DEAH box helicase yields MSEGEVTPGMDAFARLGERVRAALSKRGFETPTEPQRRAIPPLVAGRNALVIAPTGTGKTETAMLPVLDAVVRRRDESGGIHGISALYVTPLRALNRDMRERLEWWGEELALDIDVRHGDTTRYRRTQQADDPPDVLVTTPETLQAMLTGEKLRVALSDVHHVVVDEVHELASSKRGAQLTVGLERLHELAGRFQRIGLSATVGDPEEVGKFLTGDRGCAVVEVDAGSELDLRVLTPEVTPEDERLAGRLMTDPDIASHVRAIRDVVEAHDSTLVFVNTRQTAEALGSRFKELDVNIGIHHGSLSKEARIEVEDAFKAGTIDALLCTSSMELGIDVGRIDHVVQYSSPREVARLLQRVGRAGHRRDVVSSGTVVTTRPDDTFEALAIADRAMRGAVEPANIHHGSLDTVANQVAGLLMDFGELDARRAYEILTRAYPFRDLTAEQFREVVRELSENRILWLEEEADRLEKSGGTWQYVYANLSMIPDEATYRVYDMAAGRQVGTLDERFVVNFATPGEVFIQRGEMWRITEVDEEEEEVKVTPVGDPAGEVPSWTGQEIPVPFDVAQDVAALRARARERFDAGHSRAAVARWLCEQYPTDEHTASEALVQVAGHDGPMPTATHLVVEFFGREVVVNAPFGHRVNETLGRLLAALLGQRSGSSVGMDVDPYRIELEVPTGVTGYDVVEQLEGTDPEHVRALIELSLKNADALKFKLAQVATKFGALKRWRGGSGSFGRSRLLEALRDTPIYDEAVREVLHEDLDAPGASDVLRRIREGELTLEAVNDRTAIGRGGRSGSRELLAPENADASVIETVRERIQEDRVLLCCVHCKEWDRTQQVRRVAEQPECPNCGSTRVAALNPWADEVVQAVRSTEKDDEQEKQTERAYRAAGLVQSHGKQAVVALAARGVGPHNAARIISKLREDEDDFYRDILTQERRYARTNSFWD; encoded by the coding sequence ATGAGTGAGGGCGAGGTCACGCCGGGGATGGACGCGTTCGCGCGCCTCGGCGAGCGGGTCCGCGCGGCGCTGTCGAAGCGGGGGTTCGAGACGCCGACGGAGCCGCAGCGCCGGGCGATTCCGCCGCTCGTCGCCGGGCGCAACGCGCTCGTCATCGCGCCGACCGGGACGGGAAAGACCGAGACGGCGATGCTCCCCGTGCTCGATGCCGTCGTGCGACGACGCGACGAATCCGGCGGCATCCACGGCATCTCCGCGCTGTACGTCACGCCCCTGCGGGCGCTCAACCGCGACATGCGCGAGCGCCTGGAGTGGTGGGGCGAGGAACTCGCCCTCGACATCGACGTGCGCCACGGCGACACCACCCGGTATCGGCGCACCCAGCAGGCCGACGACCCCCCGGACGTGCTGGTGACGACGCCCGAGACGCTCCAGGCGATGCTCACCGGCGAGAAGCTCCGGGTGGCGCTCTCGGACGTACACCACGTCGTCGTCGACGAGGTCCACGAACTGGCGAGTTCCAAGCGCGGCGCGCAGTTGACCGTCGGCCTCGAACGCCTCCACGAACTCGCCGGGCGGTTCCAGCGCATCGGCCTCTCGGCGACCGTCGGCGACCCCGAGGAGGTGGGGAAGTTCCTCACCGGCGACCGGGGGTGCGCCGTCGTCGAGGTGGACGCCGGCAGCGAACTCGACCTCCGGGTACTCACCCCCGAGGTGACGCCGGAGGACGAACGCCTCGCGGGACGGCTGATGACCGACCCGGACATCGCGAGCCACGTCCGTGCGATTCGTGACGTCGTCGAGGCCCACGACTCGACGCTCGTGTTCGTCAACACTCGTCAGACGGCCGAGGCGCTCGGCTCGCGGTTCAAGGAGCTGGACGTGAACATCGGCATCCACCACGGGTCGCTCTCGAAGGAGGCGCGCATCGAGGTGGAAGACGCGTTCAAGGCCGGGACCATCGACGCGCTGCTCTGTACCTCCTCGATGGAACTCGGCATCGACGTGGGCCGTATCGACCACGTCGTCCAGTACTCCAGTCCCCGCGAGGTCGCCCGGTTGCTCCAGCGCGTCGGGCGCGCCGGCCACCGCCGCGACGTGGTCTCCTCGGGGACGGTCGTGACGACGCGCCCGGACGACACCTTCGAGGCGCTGGCCATCGCCGACCGGGCGATGCGCGGGGCGGTCGAACCCGCCAACATCCACCACGGCAGCCTCGACACCGTCGCCAACCAGGTGGCCGGCCTGCTGATGGACTTCGGCGAACTCGACGCGCGGCGGGCCTACGAGATACTCACCCGGGCGTACCCCTTCCGCGACCTCACCGCCGAGCAGTTCCGCGAGGTGGTGCGCGAACTCTCGGAGAACCGCATCCTCTGGCTGGAGGAGGAGGCCGACCGACTGGAGAAGTCGGGCGGCACCTGGCAGTACGTCTACGCCAACCTCTCGATGATACCCGACGAGGCCACCTACCGGGTGTACGACATGGCCGCCGGCCGGCAGGTCGGGACGCTCGACGAGCGGTTCGTCGTCAACTTCGCCACCCCGGGGGAGGTGTTCATCCAGCGCGGCGAGATGTGGCGCATCACCGAGGTCGACGAGGAGGAGGAGGAGGTGAAGGTGACGCCCGTCGGCGACCCCGCCGGCGAGGTGCCGTCGTGGACCGGCCAGGAGATTCCCGTCCCCTTCGACGTCGCCCAGGACGTCGCAGCCCTCCGCGCCCGGGCGCGCGAGCGCTTCGACGCGGGCCACTCCCGCGCGGCCGTCGCCCGGTGGCTCTGCGAGCAGTACCCCACCGACGAGCACACCGCGAGCGAGGCGCTCGTCCAGGTGGCGGGCCACGACGGGCCGATGCCGACGGCGACGCACCTCGTCGTCGAGTTCTTCGGCCGGGAGGTGGTGGTCAACGCCCCCTTCGGCCACCGGGTGAACGAGACGCTCGGGCGCCTGCTCGCGGCGCTGCTCGGCCAGCGCAGCGGGTCGTCCGTCGGGATGGACGTCGACCCCTACCGCATCGAACTGGAGGTGCCGACCGGCGTGACCGGCTACGACGTGGTCGAGCAGCTAGAGGGGACCGACCCGGAGCACGTCCGGGCGCTCATCGAACTCTCGCTGAAGAACGCCGACGCGCTGAAGTTCAAACTCGCGCAGGTGGCGACGAAGTTCGGCGCGCTCAAACGCTGGCGCGGGGGGAGCGGGAGTTTCGGCCGGTCGCGCCTCCTCGAGGCCCTCCGCGACACCCCCATCTACGACGAAGCGGTGAGGGAAGTCCTCCACGAGGACCTCGACGCGCCGGGGGCGAGCGACGTCCTCCGGCGCATCCGCGAGGGCGAACTCACCCTGGAGGCGGTCAACGACCGGACGGCCATCGGTCGCGGCGGGCGCTCGGGCAGTCGGGAACTGCTCGCCCCGGAGAACGCTGACGCGAGCGTCATCGAGACGGTCCGCGAGCGTATCCAGGAGGACCGCGTGTTGCTCTGTTGCGTCCACTGCAAGGAGTGGGACCGCACCCAGCAGGTGCGCCGGGTCGCGGAGCAACCGGAGTGCCCGAACTGCGGGTCGACGCGGGTGGCCGCGCTCAACCCGTGGGCCGACGAGGTGGTCCAGGCCGTCCGATCGACGGAGAAGGACGACGAACAGGAGAAACAGACCGAGCGCGCCTACCGCGCGGCCGGCCTCGTCCAGAGCCACGGCAAGCAGGCGGTCGTCGCGCTCGCGGCGCGGGGCGTCGGCCCGCACAACGCCGCCCGTATCATCTCCAAACTCCGTGAGGACGAGGACGACTTCTACCGCGACATCCTCACCCAGGAGCGCCGCTACGCCCGGACGAACTCGTTCTGGGACTGA
- a CDS encoding AAA family ATPase: MTRGVDLTVQGAEKRDAGRGIARLSNATCRTLGILSGETVVIESEGGRETVAKVWPGGEDGVVRVDADTRRNADVTIGETVTVRKEPVEDARRATVSLPETPEHDELTAYVTRRLLDRPIRAGERIHLEDIGDHAHITSTTPDGTVRVTEDTRVTVVPGRRARSSAGEGSEGESGGQSSTAGSGAPPTTAAPSGSEASDVTYEDIGGLDEELDLIREMIELPLAEPELFRRLGVEPPRGVLLHGPPGTGKTLIAKAVANEVDAYFTTISGPEVVSKYKGESEERIREKFEEARANAPTILFIDEIDSIGGARDDDADMENRVVAQLLTELDGLSGRDEMVVIGATNRVDAIDPALRRGGRFDREIEIGVPNEAGRREILDVHTRGMPLGEDVDLDTLASRTHGFVGADIRSLTTEAAMSSLRRYRHDREEDDGAALSVTRADFESAMAAVDPSAMREYVVETPLTTFDDVGGLTEVKATLREAVMWPLSYENLFTATNTAPPSGILLYGPPGTGKTLLARAIAGESGVNFIHVAGPELIDKYVGESEKAIREVFERARQTAPTIVFFDEIDALAGRRGEGHEVTERVVSQLLTELDGLTANPNLMVLAATNRYESLDAALLRPGRLESHLEVPLPDEAARRAILAVHTDEKPLAEEVDLDELAADTGGYSGADLEALVRQASLFAIRGLADDIGPEAANERADEIRIDRGHFEDARAKVEPPSGGH; encoded by the coding sequence ATGACACGCGGCGTCGACCTCACCGTCCAGGGAGCCGAGAAGCGAGACGCGGGGCGCGGCATCGCCCGCCTCTCGAACGCGACGTGCCGGACGCTCGGCATCCTGAGCGGCGAGACGGTCGTCATCGAGAGCGAGGGCGGACGCGAGACGGTCGCGAAGGTGTGGCCCGGCGGCGAGGACGGCGTCGTCCGCGTCGACGCGGACACGCGCCGCAACGCGGACGTCACCATCGGCGAGACCGTCACCGTCCGGAAGGAACCCGTCGAGGACGCCCGACGGGCCACCGTCTCGCTCCCCGAGACGCCCGAGCACGACGAACTCACCGCCTACGTCACGCGGCGACTCCTCGACCGGCCCATCCGCGCCGGCGAGCGCATCCACCTCGAGGACATCGGCGACCACGCCCACATCACGAGCACCACTCCGGACGGGACGGTCCGGGTCACCGAGGACACCCGAGTGACCGTCGTCCCGGGGCGGCGCGCGCGCTCCTCGGCGGGCGAGGGGAGCGAGGGCGAGTCCGGCGGCCAGTCGAGCACCGCCGGGTCGGGTGCGCCACCGACGACGGCCGCGCCGTCCGGGAGCGAGGCGAGCGACGTCACCTACGAGGACATCGGCGGGCTGGACGAGGAACTCGACCTCATCCGCGAGATGATAGAGCTCCCGCTCGCCGAACCGGAGCTGTTCCGCCGCCTCGGCGTCGAACCGCCCCGCGGCGTCCTGCTCCACGGCCCGCCGGGGACGGGCAAGACGCTCATCGCGAAGGCCGTCGCCAACGAGGTGGACGCCTACTTCACCACCATCTCCGGACCGGAGGTGGTCTCGAAGTACAAGGGCGAGTCCGAAGAGCGCATCCGGGAGAAGTTCGAGGAGGCGCGCGCCAACGCCCCGACCATCCTGTTCATCGACGAGATAGACTCCATCGGCGGCGCCCGCGACGACGACGCCGACATGGAGAACCGCGTCGTCGCCCAGTTGCTGACGGAACTCGACGGCCTCAGCGGGCGCGACGAGATGGTCGTCATCGGCGCGACCAACCGCGTCGACGCCATCGACCCGGCGCTCAGACGCGGCGGCCGGTTCGACCGGGAGATAGAGATCGGCGTCCCGAACGAGGCGGGCCGCCGCGAGATACTCGACGTCCACACCCGGGGGATGCCCCTCGGCGAGGACGTCGACCTCGACACGCTCGCGAGTCGGACCCACGGCTTCGTCGGCGCCGACATCCGCTCGCTCACGACCGAGGCGGCGATGAGTTCGCTACGACGCTACCGCCACGACCGCGAGGAGGACGACGGGGCCGCCCTGTCGGTCACGCGCGCCGACTTCGAGTCGGCGATGGCGGCGGTCGACCCGAGCGCGATGCGCGAGTACGTCGTCGAGACGCCGCTGACGACGTTCGACGACGTCGGCGGGTTGACGGAGGTGAAGGCGACGCTCCGGGAGGCCGTGATGTGGCCGCTCTCCTACGAGAACCTCTTCACCGCGACGAACACCGCACCTCCCTCGGGCATCTTGCTGTACGGCCCACCGGGGACGGGAAAGACCCTGCTCGCGCGGGCCATCGCCGGCGAGAGCGGCGTCAACTTCATCCACGTCGCGGGGCCGGAACTCATCGACAAGTACGTCGGCGAGTCAGAGAAGGCCATCCGCGAGGTGTTCGAGCGCGCGCGCCAGACCGCCCCGACCATCGTCTTCTTCGACGAGATAGACGCCCTCGCGGGCCGCCGCGGCGAGGGCCACGAGGTGACCGAGCGCGTCGTCTCGCAGTTGCTGACGGAACTCGACGGCCTCACGGCCAACCCCAACCTGATGGTGCTCGCCGCGACGAACCGCTACGAGTCGCTCGACGCCGCGCTCCTGCGCCCCGGTCGCCTCGAATCGCACCTCGAGGTCCCGCTCCCGGACGAGGCGGCGCGACGGGCCATCCTCGCGGTCCACACCGACGAGAAGCCCCTCGCCGAGGAGGTCGACCTCGACGAACTCGCCGCCGATACCGGGGGCTACTCCGGTGCGGACCTGGAGGCGCTCGTCCGGCAGGCGTCGCTGTTCGCCATCCGTGGCCTCGCCGACGACATCGGGCCGGAGGCGGCCAACGAACGTGCCGACGAGATACGCATCGACCGCGGCCACTTCGAGGACGCCCGCGCGAAGGTCGAACCCCCGAGCGGCGGGCACTGA
- a CDS encoding DUF7128 family protein, whose translation MVTQVERDDGTWYACEDCGFMLEDREDAERHEEHCDAEEPTYIQ comes from the coding sequence ATGGTGACACAGGTCGAACGAGACGACGGGACGTGGTACGCCTGTGAGGACTGCGGGTTCATGCTGGAAGACCGGGAGGACGCCGAACGACACGAGGAACACTGCGACGCGGAAGAACCGACGTACATCCAGTGA
- a CDS encoding DUF5796 family protein, which translates to MEFRSDIAPDTLPVELDPAGVGVEYTDGRSVFYHGVPERAEGSVLTPPGKDVHVLVTDPTGTQGVLVYVNDRSTADEILEDTGVGRVLLDRDEESSIFPGVTVRQGSYRIEVEADLEQAGGRVFVFAEDETGEFAWELVAPDEEDRPYEETVDG; encoded by the coding sequence ATGGAGTTCCGCAGCGACATCGCCCCCGACACCCTCCCCGTCGAACTCGACCCGGCCGGCGTCGGCGTCGAGTACACCGACGGGCGGTCGGTCTTCTACCACGGCGTGCCCGAGCGAGCGGAGGGGTCCGTCCTCACCCCGCCCGGCAAGGACGTCCACGTGCTCGTCACCGACCCGACGGGGACGCAGGGCGTCCTGGTGTACGTCAACGACCGCAGCACGGCCGACGAGATACTGGAGGATACGGGCGTCGGGCGCGTCCTCCTGGACCGGGACGAGGAGTCCTCGATATTCCCCGGCGTCACCGTCCGACAGGGGTCGTACCGCATCGAGGTCGAGGCCGACCTCGAACAGGCCGGCGGCCGCGTGTTCGTCTTCGCGGAGGACGAGACCGGCGAGTTCGCCTGGGAACTCGTCGCCCCCGACGAGGAGGACCGTCCCTACGAGGAGACGGTCGACGGGTGA
- a CDS encoding shikimate kinase: MTDTGRATAPAAGTVLNALATGVGSAFAIDLDTTATVTLDGSDAVSGEVAEAPEADTRLVERCVELVVERFGDGGGGHVRTESEVPMAAGLKSSSAAANATVLATLDALGVGYTDDEETVGGSEGRADDPTPTRADAARIGVRAARETGVTVTGAFDDASASMLGGLTLTDNERDEVLKRDVVEWDVLVWAPPEQAFSADADVAACRSVAPMADLVADLTREGAYGRAMTVNGLAFCAALDFPTDPLVAAMPHATGASLSGTGPSFVAVGDREALATVRDHWDTYEGTTWLTRTQQAGARTNP; encoded by the coding sequence GTGACCGACACCGGACGGGCGACGGCCCCCGCGGCGGGGACCGTCCTCAACGCGCTCGCGACGGGGGTCGGCAGCGCGTTCGCCATCGACCTGGACACGACGGCCACCGTCACCCTCGACGGGAGCGACGCCGTCTCCGGCGAAGTCGCGGAGGCCCCCGAGGCGGACACCCGCCTCGTCGAGCGGTGCGTCGAACTCGTCGTCGAGCGGTTCGGCGACGGAGGGGGCGGGCACGTCCGCACCGAGAGCGAGGTACCGATGGCCGCCGGGCTGAAGAGTTCGAGCGCCGCCGCCAACGCGACGGTCCTCGCGACGCTCGACGCACTCGGCGTCGGGTACACCGACGACGAGGAGACGGTCGGTGGGTCGGAGGGCAGAGCCGACGACCCGACGCCGACTCGCGCCGACGCCGCGCGCATCGGCGTGCGGGCCGCCCGCGAGACGGGCGTCACCGTGACGGGGGCGTTCGACGACGCCAGCGCCTCCATGCTCGGCGGCCTCACCCTCACCGACAACGAGCGCGACGAGGTACTGAAACGCGACGTCGTGGAGTGGGACGTCCTCGTCTGGGCACCTCCCGAACAGGCGTTCAGCGCCGACGCGGACGTGGCGGCCTGCCGGAGCGTCGCGCCGATGGCCGACCTCGTGGCCGACCTGACCCGCGAGGGGGCCTACGGCCGGGCGATGACGGTCAACGGCCTCGCGTTCTGCGCGGCGCTCGACTTCCCGACCGACCCCCTCGTGGCGGCGATGCCGCACGCGACGGGGGCCTCACTGTCGGGGACCGGCCCGAGTTTCGTCGCCGTCGGCGACCGAGAGGCGCTCGCGACCGTCCGCGACCACTGGGACACGTACGAAGGAACCACATGGCTGACCAGAACACAACAGGCGGGCGCCAGGACGAATCCCTAG
- a CDS encoding chorismate mutase: MADQNTTGGRQDESLDALREEIQSIDREMVELIAQRTYVAESIARVKREQGLPTTDEQQEEQVMERAGENAARFDVDSNLVKAIFRLLIELNKVHQRENR; encoded by the coding sequence ATGGCTGACCAGAACACAACAGGCGGGCGCCAGGACGAATCCCTAGACGCGCTCCGCGAAGAGATACAGAGCATCGACCGCGAGATGGTGGAACTCATCGCTCAGCGCACCTACGTCGCCGAGAGCATCGCGCGGGTGAAACGCGAGCAGGGCCTCCCCACCACCGACGAGCAACAGGAAGAACAGGTGATGGAACGCGCCGGCGAGAACGCCGCCCGTTTCGACGTGGACTCGAACCTCGTGAAGGCCATCTTTCGACTCCTCATCGAGTTGAACAAGGTTCATCAAAGAGAGAATCGCTGA
- a CDS encoding PIN domain-containing protein, which produces MKLVVDANVVISALIADSKTRELIVTLEPELLTPEVVHDEIEDYETLIVEKSGMELERVRQFMGLLFQYIETVPASEFYPYIEEAEEAIGDTDPDDVLYVACALARDAGVWSDDSDFDEQDLVPVFTTSEVVELFDTL; this is translated from the coding sequence ATGAAGTTGGTCGTCGATGCGAACGTCGTCATCTCTGCACTCATCGCTGACTCGAAGACTCGGGAACTCATCGTCACACTCGAACCGGAACTGCTGACGCCCGAGGTCGTCCACGACGAAATCGAGGACTACGAAACCCTCATCGTCGAGAAGTCGGGGATGGAACTGGAGCGGGTACGCCAGTTCATGGGCCTCTTGTTCCAGTACATCGAGACGGTGCCTGCCAGTGAATTCTACCCGTACATCGAGGAGGCCGAAGAAGCGATAGGTGACACCGACCCCGACGACGTACTGTACGTCGCCTGTGCGCTCGCTCGTGACGCAGGGGTGTGGAGCGACGATTCTGATTTCGATGAACAAGACCTCGTGCCGGTGTTCACGACCAGTGAGGTCGTCGAATTATTCGATACGCTGTAA
- a CDS encoding N-acyl homoserine lactonase family protein has translation MAGSLLVGAAGLVTLGQVTAPVSRQVRTGPPTTLDLGDIRIHAIRTGRVAVKRAHRVLAGPDVTRFGSIVLDPRWTDWLPVTCFLVEHPETTVMIDAGETARTAEPGYFDCDLGTRLVYDRLLRFDVHSDDESGPQLDRLGVDPANVDIVAMTHLHGDHTGGLHHFPNARFLASRTELERPTVGALRCRWPDFFTPSPVDYDDGPFGAFPKSRALTEDKAVRLVPTPGHTYGHQSVLIRGAEDGAERWVLVGGDATFDLQQVRSRTVAGICDDPTAARKTVAHIADQLAAYPTVYAPAHDPHGAERLADSGTAES, from the coding sequence ATGGCTGGATCACTCCTCGTAGGGGCCGCTGGACTGGTTACGCTCGGTCAAGTGACCGCGCCCGTCTCCAGGCAGGTTCGGACGGGGCCGCCGACCACGCTCGACCTCGGTGACATCCGGATTCACGCTATCCGAACCGGTCGAGTCGCGGTGAAGCGGGCTCATCGGGTGCTCGCAGGGCCCGACGTGACCCGGTTCGGCAGCATCGTGCTCGACCCCCGGTGGACGGACTGGCTGCCGGTCACGTGTTTCCTCGTCGAACATCCCGAGACGACGGTCATGATCGATGCCGGTGAGACGGCTCGGACCGCCGAACCGGGCTACTTCGACTGCGACCTCGGGACTCGTCTGGTGTACGACCGTCTCCTTCGGTTCGACGTGCATTCGGACGACGAGAGTGGCCCTCAACTCGACCGACTCGGCGTCGATCCAGCGAACGTCGACATTGTGGCGATGACACACCTCCACGGCGATCACACCGGCGGTCTCCATCACTTCCCGAACGCGCGATTCCTCGCGAGTCGAACCGAACTCGAACGACCGACTGTCGGAGCGCTACGATGTCGCTGGCCCGACTTCTTCACCCCATCGCCAGTCGATTACGACGACGGGCCGTTCGGGGCATTTCCGAAGAGTCGTGCGCTCACGGAGGATAAAGCGGTACGACTCGTTCCGACGCCAGGTCACACGTATGGCCACCAGTCGGTGCTGATACGTGGGGCGGAGGACGGGGCGGAGCGGTGGGTGTTGGTAGGAGGCGACGCCACATTCGACCTGCAACAGGTTCGCTCGCGGACGGTCGCCGGTATCTGTGATGACCCGACCGCTGCACGGAAGACAGTAGCTCACATCGCCGATCAGCTCGCTGCTTACCCGACGGTATACGCTCCGGCTCACGACCCACATGGGGCGGAGCGACTCGCCGACAGTGGTACCGCCGAATCGTGA
- a CDS encoding calcium/sodium antiporter codes for MVQGGPIVQIGVILLSILGLWIGARFLVDAAVRLAQTFGLSDLIIGLTIVAMGTSMPELSVSVDAALKGLGDIAVANVLGSNVYNLAFILGVISLLTPIPVTESLVRRDGIALLTSTLVGGVVIFDLQITRLEGVLLTGLFVAYTVYLLRVGQSESTVTTDRPLGEGEVTSPVTERVTVRGRDLGFLVGGLALVLVSGDYMVVAASELARGVGISEWVIGGTIVAAGTSTPEFAVSLVAIQRGSLGVSVGNVVGSNIYNITGILGVAAVVRPLVVSGPALETVVWLAVISLLIVAALWTERVLSRLEGAVFTTSEIVRWILGILGVLG; via the coding sequence ATGGTGCAAGGCGGTCCAATCGTTCAAATCGGTGTGATTCTTCTCTCGATACTGGGGCTGTGGATCGGCGCGCGATTCCTCGTCGATGCTGCCGTCCGGTTGGCGCAGACGTTCGGACTCTCCGACCTCATTATCGGGCTGACTATCGTCGCGATGGGGACGTCGATGCCCGAACTCTCGGTTTCGGTCGATGCCGCGCTCAAGGGGTTGGGTGATATCGCGGTCGCCAACGTCCTCGGCTCGAACGTCTACAATCTGGCGTTCATTCTGGGGGTGATATCCCTGTTGACACCGATTCCGGTCACGGAATCCCTCGTTCGTCGCGACGGTATCGCTCTACTGACGAGCACCCTCGTCGGTGGAGTCGTGATCTTCGACCTCCAGATTACGAGGCTCGAAGGCGTACTCCTGACGGGGTTGTTCGTCGCCTATACGGTCTATCTACTCCGTGTCGGCCAGTCAGAATCGACCGTGACCACCGATCGACCACTCGGAGAAGGGGAGGTGACCAGTCCCGTGACCGAACGCGTGACCGTCCGTGGGCGCGACCTCGGATTCCTCGTCGGTGGGTTGGCGCTGGTGCTCGTAAGTGGCGACTACATGGTGGTAGCCGCTTCGGAGTTGGCCCGTGGCGTCGGCATCTCCGAGTGGGTCATCGGCGGCACGATCGTCGCGGCGGGTACTTCGACGCCGGAGTTCGCGGTCTCGCTGGTGGCTATCCAGCGAGGAAGCCTCGGTGTCTCGGTCGGTAACGTCGTCGGCAGCAACATCTACAATATCACGGGGATTCTGGGTGTCGCAGCGGTCGTTCGTCCGCTCGTAGTCAGCGGCCCGGCACTGGAGACGGTCGTGTGGTTAGCTGTGATCTCTCTACTGATCGTTGCTGCCCTGTGGACGGAACGAGTACTTTCCCGTCTGGAAGGTGCCGTGTTCACCACCTCTGAAATCGTTCGGTGGATTCTGGGTATACTCGGAGTGCTCGGGTAA